One genomic window of Pelodiscus sinensis isolate JC-2024 chromosome 14, ASM4963464v1, whole genome shotgun sequence includes the following:
- the PTPN9 gene encoding tyrosine-protein phosphatase non-receptor type 9 produces MAAELSPEEEQATKQFLEEINKWTVQYNVSPLSWNVAVKFLMARKFDVLRAIELFHSYRETRLKEGIVKLKPHEEPLRSELLSGKFTILSARDPSGASIALFTAKLHHPNKSVQHVVLQALFYLLDRAVESFETQRNGLVFIYDMAGSHYTNFELDLSKKILNLLKGAFPARLKKVFIVGAPMWFRVPYSIISLLLKEKLRERVQMVKMSELKEHLPRECLPEYLGGSLKLDPLSWNCRFLPQQNGHPDPLDELILVPLVAPRDNGSVHIPGPKCMTVHQLLDHVTRKQKRGIYEEYEDIRRRSPAGTFSCSLAPYNQEKNRYGDVPCLDQTRVKLTKQHSRSELTDYINASFMDGYKQRNAYIGTQGPLENTYGDFWRMVWEQNVLVIVMTTRLEEGGRRKCGQYWPLEKDFRVCYGSLTVTNLGVENLSHYKKTILEICTAEHRERRLVSHFQYLSWPDYGVPSSAATLIDFLGAVKQQQRVAASALGPRLKGQAGGPPMVVHCSAGIGRTGTFCALDICLSQLQDTGTLNVYQTVMRMRTQRAFSIQTPEQYFFCYTAIIEHAQREGLLPSTPTRAGQEKS; encoded by the exons GCCACGAAGCAGTTCCTGGAGGAGATTAACAAGTGGACCGTGCAGTACAATGTGTCTCCGCTTTCCTGGAATGTGGCTGTCAAGTTCCTCATGGCTAGGAAGTTTGATGTCCTCCGCGCGATCGAGCTGTTCCACTCCTACAGG GAAACCAGGCTGAAGGAAGGAATTGTGAAGCTGAAACCTCACGAAGAGCCCCTGCGCTCGGAGCTGCTCAGTGGGAAATTCACCATCCTA AGTGCACGGGACCCCTCCGGAGCCTCGATCGCCCTCTTCACCGCCAAGTTACACCACCCCAATAAAAGCGTCCAGCATGTGGTGCTCCAGGCGCTGTTCTATCTGCTGGACAGAGCTGTGGAGAG CTTTGAAACGCAGAGGAACGGCTTGGTGTTCATCTACGACATGGCTGGCTCCCACTATACCAACTTCGAGCTGGATCTGAGCAAGAAAATCCTCAACCTGCTGAAG GGCGCCTTCCCGGCTCGTCTGAAAAAGGTGTTCATTGTGGGTGCCCCGATGTGGTTCCGCGTTCCCTACTCCATCATCAGCCTCCTGCTGAAAGAGAAGCTGCGAGAAAGG GTTCAGATGGTGAAGATGTCGGAGCTGAAggaacacctgccccgggagtgTCTCCCCGAATACCTAGGGGGATCCCTCAAGCTAGACCCTCTCAGCTGGAACTGCcgcttcctcccccagcagaaTGGCCACCCAGACCCGTTGGATGAGCTGATCCTGGTGCCGCTGGTTGCCCCGCGAGATAACGGCTCAGTGCACATCCCAGGACCAAAGTGCATGACTGTCCATCAGCTGTTGGACCACGTGACCCGAAAGCAGAAGCGGGGGATCTACGAGGAGTATGAGGATATCCGGCGCCGGAGTCCGGCAGGGACCTTCAGCTGCTCCTT GGCTCCGTATAACCAGGAGAAGAACCGATATGGGGACGTGCCGTGCCTGGACCAAACTCGTGTGAAGCTGACCAAGCAGCACAGCCGCTCGGAG CTGACGGACTACATCAATGCCAGCTTCATGGATGGCTACAAGCAGAGGAACGCTTACATTGGCACGCAAG GGCCGCTGGAGAACACGTACGGTGATTTCTGGCGCATGGTGTGGGAGCAAAACGTTCTGGTGATTGTCATGACAACCAG GCTTGAGGAGGGAGGCCGGAGGAAGTGTGGCCAGTACTGGCCGCTGGAGAAGGATTTCCGGGTGTGCTACGGATCCCTCACCGTCACCAACCTGGGGGTGGAGAATCTGAGCCATTACAAGAAAACCATCCTGGAGATCTGTACGGCTGAG CACAGGGAGCGGCGCCTGGTGTCCCATTTCCAGTACTTGAGCTGGCCGGATTACGGCGTCCCGTCTTCAGCTGCCACTCTGATCGACTTCCTGGGGGCGgtcaagcagcagcagagagtgGCGGCCAGTGCCCTGGGGCCTCGCCTCAAGGGTCAGGCCGGGGGGCCGCCCATGGTGGTTCACTGCAGCGCTGGCATTGGCAGGACAG GTACCTTCTGCGCGCTGGACATCTGCCTCTCTCAGCTCCAGGACACGGGCACGCTGAACGTGTACCAGACGGTGATGCGGATGAGAACGCAGAGGGCCTTCAGCATCCAGACCCCCGAGCAGTACTTCTTTTGTTACACGGCCATCATCGAGCATGCACAGAGAGAGGGCCTGCTGCCTTCCACTCCCACCCGGGCAGGCCAGGAGAAGAGCTAA